AAACCATCTTTTCTGACCAGCTGATCGATGTATTCACGCACTTCGGGCCGCTGCGCGAAAGCGCTATTGCCGGTGGGCTTGAGTTCGGCCCTGGACGTTGCGCAACCGCCCAGTAACAGTGCAATGGCGAGCGGTACCGAAAGGGCGCGGAGGAAACGGTTCATAGGGTTCAATGGGCCACCAGTGTGCGGTGAGAATGGATGCTCATCAGCATACCGAACGCGGCCAGCAGGGTCACCATCGATGTGCCGCCGTAGCTCACCAGCGGCAGCGGCACGCCGACCACCGGCAGCAGGCCGACCACCATGCCGACATTGACAAACACATACACCGCGAACGTCAGGCTGATGCTGCCCGCGAGCAGGCGCGAATAGGTGTCCTGCGCGTACACCGCGATCGACAGGCCACGCAGCACGATGAACACGTACAACGCCAGCAACAGGCCGGCACCGAGCAGACCGAACTCTTCGCCGAATACGGAAAAAATGAAGTCGGTCGAGCGCTCGGGCAGGAAATCGAGCTGCGCCTGACTGCCGTTGAGCCAACCCTTGCCGTACAGGCCGCCGGAGCCGACCGCGATCATCGACTGAATGATGTGGTAACCCGCCCCGAGCGGATCGCTCTCGGGTTTGAGGAACGTCAGCACCCGATCGCGCTGATAACCGTGCATGAAATGCCACAGCACCGGCAAAGCGGCAAGAGCGAGCCCGAACAGCGCGAACAGCACGCGATAACGCACGCCGGACAGGAAAATCACAAAAAAACCGGCCATGGCGACCAACAGCGCGGTGCCCAGATCCGGCTGCCTGGCGATCATCGCCGCCGGCAGCGCGACAATCAGGCCAGCCATCAGCAGATCCCGGCCACGGGGCGGCAGCGGCCGCCGGGAAAAGAACCAGGCCACGGCCATCGGCACAGCGAGCTTCATGATTTCCGACGGCTGAAAGCGCACGATGCCCAGGTCGAGCCAGCGCTGCGCGCCCTTGCCGACCACGGCCATGCCCAGCACCAGCGCCAGCAGCAGCAAGCCGCCCAGATACAGCCAGGGCGTAAGCCGGCGCAGTTTCTGCGGCGGCACCTGCGCCAGCGCGAGCATCCCGACGAATGCCAGCCCCAGGCGGATCGCCTGGCGGGACACCACCGTGAAGTGCTCGCCGCCGGCACTATAGAGAATGACCAGCCCGACGCCTCCCAGCAGCAGCAAGGCTGCCAGCAGCACACCGTCGAGATGCAGCCAGCGCAGCACACGCATGCCGCCCGCAAAATCATTGCGCGGCATGTTTGACCACCCTGGATGGGTCACCCGCCGCGCCCGACGACTGGCTCGGTTGCAAGCGCAGATCCTGCGGCGCATTCGGCTTGAACGTCACCTGTCCATTCGCATCGAGCGCGTTGTGCTTCAGGTAATACCCGATCATTTCGCGCGCCACCGGCGCCGCGCTACGACTGCCGCCACCGTTGTGCTCAACCACCACGGCGACCGCGATCAACGGATGCTCGGCCGGGGCAAACGCAATAAACAACCCATTGTCACGCAGCTTGTAGGGGATCGATGCCTCATCCGTCCTGGTGTTATAAAGCTGCGAGGTCACCTGCGCGGTACCCGTCTTGCCGCCGACGGTGTACGGAAAATCCCGGAACACGGCCCATGCCGTGCCATTGCGCTGCTGCGTCACCTGCTTCATGCCGGTGATCACCGCTGCCCAGTAACGCGAACTGTGCAACGTGACCGGTGCCAGCGGCGTACTCGGCAACGCCGTTATCGCGCCACTGCGCGGATTATGCGTGGCGCGCAGCAGATGCGGGCGAAACCCTTTGCCGCGCATCGACAGCGTGGCGGTCGCGCTGGCCAGCTGCAGCGGCGTGGTGAGCATGAACCCCTGACCGATGCCGGCAACCACGGTATTACCCGGATACCACATCTGACCGCGCGCGCGCCGCTTCCACTCGCGCGAGGGCAATAGCCCCGACAACGCGCCGACCGTATCGATTCCGGTCGGTTTACCCAGGCCGAACCGGCTCAGAAAACGGTGCATGTCATCGATACCGAGCTTGTAGGCCAGCGGATAAAAATAGGTGTCGACCGACTCGGCGATAGCCTTGGCTACCGCAGTCATGCCATGCCCACTCGCACGCCAGTCGAGATATTTGCGCGCCGCCGGGTCGCCCGGAATGCGCCAGTACGGGCCAGCCGGCAACGGCTCGTCGGGCTTGACGATACCGTATTGCATACCCGCCAGCGCCATGAACGGCTTGATCGTCGAAGCCGGCGGATACTGCCCGGCCAGGGCGCGGTTGAACAGCGGCCGGAAGGCATTCTCGCGCAGCGCGTTGTAGCGCGCGCTGCTGATGCCGTCGACAAACCAGTTCGGGTCGTAACTCGGCGAACTCACCAGCGCCAGAACATCGCCGTTACGCGGATCGATCGCCACGGCCGCACCCGCCCGACCGGCCAGGGCGCGCAGCGCAACCTGTTGCAGACCGGCATCGAGACTCAACACCA
This genomic stretch from Acidihalobacter ferrooxydans harbors:
- the rodA gene encoding rod shape-determining protein RodA produces the protein MPRNDFAGGMRVLRWLHLDGVLLAALLLLGGVGLVILYSAGGEHFTVVSRQAIRLGLAFVGMLALAQVPPQKLRRLTPWLYLGGLLLLALVLGMAVVGKGAQRWLDLGIVRFQPSEIMKLAVPMAVAWFFSRRPLPPRGRDLLMAGLIVALPAAMIARQPDLGTALLVAMAGFFVIFLSGVRYRVLFALFGLALAALPVLWHFMHGYQRDRVLTFLKPESDPLGAGYHIIQSMIAVGSGGLYGKGWLNGSQAQLDFLPERSTDFIFSVFGEEFGLLGAGLLLALYVFIVLRGLSIAVYAQDTYSRLLAGSISLTFAVYVFVNVGMVVGLLPVVGVPLPLVSYGGTSMVTLLAAFGMLMSIHSHRTLVAH
- the mrdA gene encoding penicillin-binding protein 2, with protein sequence MPRCWSAVSGQDEEVLRRESLKDPIRERRQFAWRAAAAGLVVLVVYLGVLGRLVDLQVFEHARYVGLAQDNRVHIVALPPPRGLIYDRHGTLLAENVPSYALEVTPEQVPDMEATLAALADVVALGPNDIRRFKAEMRAKWPFKSITLRFNLTPAEVSRFAVQRYRFPGVDIAARLRRHYPFGSAMVDAVGYVGQIDIRELQSVDARNYEGTSHYGKTGVENFYETRLHGKVGYERIEVNARGRPIRVLERQPPVPGEDLVLSLDAGLQQVALRALAGRAGAAVAIDPRNGDVLALVSSPSYDPNWFVDGISSARYNALRENAFRPLFNRALAGQYPPASTIKPFMALAGMQYGIVKPDEPLPAGPYWRIPGDPAARKYLDWRASGHGMTAVAKAIAESVDTYFYPLAYKLGIDDMHRFLSRFGLGKPTGIDTVGALSGLLPSREWKRRARGQMWYPGNTVVAGIGQGFMLTTPLQLASATATLSMRGKGFRPHLLRATHNPRSGAITALPSTPLAPVTLHSSRYWAAVITGMKQVTQQRNGTAWAVFRDFPYTVGGKTGTAQVTSQLYNTRTDEASIPYKLRDNGLFIAFAPAEHPLIAVAVVVEHNGGGSRSAAPVAREMIGYYLKHNALDANGQVTFKPNAPQDLRLQPSQSSGAAGDPSRVVKHAAQ